The genomic stretch tctctACCCAGTGAAGACTCTCTCtagaactctctctctccttgtcTATCCCCCTCATCTCTACAACACTCTCTCCGAGCTCGCACAACCAACAACGACAACACTGCCTCCACCCCTACTTGCCCCGGCCACTCCGGCGAGCACCATCTCCTATCTATGGACCCTCCCTCCTTCATCTCTCACCTCTCTATGATCTCACTTTCTCTTATTCGACAGCCACTGTTCATCGCCTTCCCCGATGAACCATGGCAAGTTCTCACCATCCTCGACGCAGGTAAGCTCCTAAAATCTTCTAGATCATGTTTTAGGGTTAGATTAGACTAGTTGGTAAGTGTTAATTGAGTGTTGGATGCAGGAAACACCTCAGGAATAATTTCCCAGATTTCTAGAATTTGAAACTATGGCCATTTGGACACTTTCAAACACCTTTTTTCAGCCAACTTTGGCCATGTCGCGACCTCCAATAGGTATGTATCGATTCCCTACATTCGTAACTTCATTTAGGTTCTTAAATCACTGAAATTGGTTAAGAATCGAGCTATGAAAGTCAAGCTGAAACCTGCAAAATCCCTGGCCTCACGAGGAAGGCGAATACTCCTATACTCGCTGGCGCGTGGGGCTGCATGTGGGTTGTAGTGCACGGCGCGTGGGGCACACGCGCCTCTTCTGAACTGTATTCCGCTACCGTCCATGTCGGCGCCGACGACTTTTTCGGCCAACTTTCTGGCAACCCAAAGCAGCACGTAAGGGAACCAAGGTCTCTCCTTCGGTTTTTCAATGTGCGAccgtccgttttcccaaattcgatcattttagtagagttttaatAAATGGTCCCGATTTGTGTTTAGGTGCGTTGGTTGGAAGTGATCTCGTCCTTTCTAGTTCGATCAGTTCCTCGGTAGCAGAATATTTGTGAGTGTGCCTTTCTTAAATTGcatgatttttattaaatgctAGGCTTGCATTCTCGAAAAGCATGATTTCATGATTTTACgttttatgcattatttatgatttatcgaaTTATGTTTTACGAAAGGttatgaattattggatttACGCGTTAAGACAACCGActtcgataaaaaaaaatgaaagctaGCCGAACCAAAGATGTTGCAGGATGAAATATTACGGATTTACAAATATGATTTATTATGGTTTATGAATTGATGCTTTGAGCCTTTAAGCTTCAATGAtttggaaagattataattTATGTTTTCGGTGCTCATCTAGTGTGTGATCAtacaacacatacacacaaccTAAGTATGTAGACGCCTATGGCCATATGACACATTTAAGgatatttatgacatactcCCAGTTTCACTGGCAAAACCAGTGTCagacagcttcactagccacaactagtgtcggtgtgttatgttatatatttcttctctgacgtaacccagagtcgtacaacttcaccttcgggtgatgggaCCTACCATATTTCTTCACTGACGTAACCTAGtatcgtacagcttcacctacGGGTGATGGTTATGCCTTCGGGCGATTATGATGTCCCTAGTTGAGTACTTCATTGACTTGACTTACGAGATTCTTGGGATTTGCCCTTGGGCGTTTCGTTATCACTTTTAAAGATGATTTTATCGTAGAAACATCTTATAGCATGTAGAGTTTTTAGAAAAACCtattatgtagtattatatgtgttttcaaaacaggaGGTTAGTATGTTAAGAAAGAAATCGATTTTCatattattactattattataaattatggTCTACCCACCTTTTGGTTTTTGCGCCCCCtttaggacttagaatcgagatGTACGATCTCGACATCAAGGCATTCTTGGATTGGTATTTTTGAGTTCCCTCGGTGTAggactctttttattttttatttttattttttataatctcatttatttcataattttccttCTGTATTAGTCTCAATTAATTGTATGCTCTGAATACGTTCCTATATTTGcatatttcattatatttaaatttacatatttttagtCACATTCATCCTTCCTTTATAACTTGCATGCATGTTAAAATGACTTCGTCACTCTCGGGTGTCGGTCAGCAcgtgtagtatcccacatcgcccgtgagggcgtggtctttgggccttatatatccatgcccagagctttaatttcagagaggccttttgtggactacggtccataagaacaaaaccgtgcggtagctgggtggctgcgaaattgtcacatcccagactccaacctctcggatattgtccgctttggcattctgggcctggaatcctgggaatgctctcgcacgctactcgcttaacttcagagttcccataaaactcgaagccagtgagctcccagaaacaaaaccgtgagggcgtggtcggggcccaaagcggacaatatcgtgctacggtggtggagcgggccaaggaagtgatccgccccgagccaggatgtgacaatttggtatcagagcctaaccctggccgtggtgtgccgacgaggacgtcgggcccctaaggggggtggattgtgacatcccacatcgcccaggggagtgatccttaaatgtatattccaatccctacctggcacgagaccttttgggagctcactagcttcgggttccgtaggaactccgaagttaagcgagaaagaggctagagcaatcccatgatgggtgacccactgggaagttgctcgtgagttcccaaaaacaaaaccgtgagggaatggtaagcccaaagcggacaatatcgtgcttcggtggtggagcgggcccgggaagtgatccgccccgggccgggatgtgacagcacgtgcctatcctagTATTTGGAGATATCGGGGTTGGGGCGTGTCAGAATCTGATTTCAGGAAATTTCTGAATTCATCTGGGTCCCACATGGTTTTTGATTCCTCCCACATTAATAAACATCGGTGTAATATGTAATtgaattgaattcctttttttttttattcacattACTTGCTCTCATTTCTGTCTCTCCCTTCCTTGCTTCTCTCTCAATCTTGAACCACTGCCTCCTTGGTTTCCTGCAACTTCCACACCTTTGACCAAGCAAAAGCTCCTTTATACTTTCTCCCAGCAGGTAATTCCTCCTTTCCTCCTCATCTCTGATTCTGCTTCGGAATTCGTTTCctctttggattttgtttccCTCTTTCATCAACGcgtttgcaatttgaatttagAATTTTGATTTCAGGTATTTTCATGGAAGTTTCTAGACTGATTTCAATTTCGCTTTTGATTTTGATTCCGTCGAATTTAGTAGATCTGATTGATTGGATTCGTCACCATCgatttaatcaaaatttggGAGATGATTTAGTAGAATAGTCCATTCTGGGTGCAGAAGATTTTGCAGAGTTTTATGTTTGTCGAAATTTGAGAAACGAAGGCGGTGGGATAGGGAGCGTGGCTTTCTTTTCTGGATTTGATTTGCGACGGTTGAGGGATGTAGATGCGGTGGGGTTGCGAAGATGAAGGGTCTAGTTACGAGAGAGGATTTTTGTCGGATTCtctaatcacatccgttcattgtatattgtgCGGCCAATTTTTGtctactttttatatttatttttttaaataaaaaatttacaatgatttctaagcatacgatgtacgatgaacggatgtgatttgaGAATCCCCAattcctcacaaagagaatccggcgAGAATCCTCATGTTCTAATTAGAAGATAACAGAGAGAGTTGGCAGTGTTAAAGTTGGGTTTAgaaaagggagttttaatgaaaagcccatgatactgttcactttaacgaaaaatcaaatttttacactaaaaagtcaatcatgattctattttaccttttattttatccttatttttaaaactcaaaaatttcaaaccattttcattagttttcttttaaaaaatgacCAGCTGTCACGAAATGCAGAAGCTTTGAACTCGACAGCTCATCCGGCAAAAATATCGCCACATAGTTAGTGATTCTACGCGAATCTTCGCCGTTTTCCTTTCCCCTGCCACTCTGTTCCACGGCCGAATGTATGCAAAGCCATCGCGGAAACCATCTTTAAACTCCTAACGACGTCGTGTTGGGACTGAGTCTCTCTCCTCCTCTGCGACAATGGAAGTGTCGACCAAAGGTAAAGGAACTGTGACGTCACTCTCCTCCTTGTTCCCCGTAGAAGACGCACAGAAAGCAGCGAAGCGCGTGGAGGACACGATCGCCgagaagcagcagcagctcgACCACCTCCGAGGCTTCACCGCCGACAACACGAGCCTCGTAAATCTCGTCATGAAACTCCCCGACCACCTCCACCACGATATTATGGTAGACCTTAAACCCTACTCCACCAAATTCCAATCcctcatttcttctttttttttttccttagaaaaattaaattaattgctTATTTTTTAGGTTCCGTTTGGCAAGGCAGCCTTCTTCCCTGGGCGTTTGGTGCACACCAATGAGTTTCTGGTAAGATTATTATTGCAAATTGAGTAGTTTTGATTGTCTCAACAGCAGCCAAACAGGGTGTTTTTGAGCGACTTGTTTGCTACAGGTTCTGCTAGGGGAAGGTTACTATGCGGAAAGGACGTCGAAGCAAACAGTGGATATTTTGATGAGGAGGGGGAAGGAATTGGACTCCCAAGTGGATTCCCTCAATGCCATTCTTGCTGATCTCAAATTCGAGGCTTCCTTTATTGACTCTACAGCCTCTGAGGCCGCGGTAATGCCCAAATTTAACTCTCTAATTTTTCTTATCCATACGTTGTTGAATATGgttgaaattttgtttctttgcttGTGTGACATAGTGTACCTTTCAATTGGGTTTCTAATAAAATCACAATATACCGAAAAAGTAATGCTTATTGTCTCTACATTGAAGCTTGCATCCCAAAGTAATTTAAACTAATCAACAGCAGGATAGGTAATGTCACAAATGTGTCACATTCATATGCGACTGCTTTTTATTAGTTATAATGCATAACAAAAACtacatatgtgtgtatatatattttcaatagCTATGGGTTCCTGAAAGGTTCTTTTTAGTGGTTAGCAAGTAAGTTTCTTTTTCGCTAATTTGTAAATTGTTGGTGTTTATATCGGAGATATTTGATTCTCTAAAAATTCAGTTTATTGTAAGGAATTTGTATCAGTGTGTATATGAACTTGGTATTTTTTAATGCTTGTACCACAGGAGGGCCTTGTAGAGATAAAGGAAGATTATGTGGAGGAAAGTTCTTCTGAAGAAGAATCTGAGCTAGGCaggttttcttcctttttccccTCAATAAGTTAGAATGTGTTTCAAGTTGCATAGGGCTGAATCGGTTTTGTCTGCATTGTGGATTgcttattagttttttttgCTGGCCTTGGCATATAAGAAAAAACTATTCTTTTATCAACTTTTAGCGAGGTTGAAATTTAGACTGCATTTATACTCATTAGGCATTGGGGTGAAGGGCCTGtgttctgttttttgtttttattttttcatctgGGGGATAACTTAACCTTTTGTTGTTTGTGGGAAGGTATTAAAAACACACCCTATTTTGTCAAATTGTTCTGAAGTATCTGATGCTGGTTTTAGAATTCTCCTGACCTTCTCATCAAAATTTGTGCCAAGAGAACCCAACTAAAGTGGTTCGCTGCTGCAAGTCAAATAAGTGATTGTGGTCAATTATTTTCCAGGTCCACTTAAGCAAGATTCTCCTAGTTCTACTGGAGCAGACAATACAAAAGTttcagatgaagatgaagaataTGCTCGTATACTGGCCAGGATGGATGAACTTGAGAAAGAAGAACTTGAAGCTGAAAGTGAGATAGTGAGTGAAGAAGAGCAAAGTGATAATGACAGTGATGAAAACAAGAAAATCAAAGTTGACTTGCATCAGTTTCCGGATCATAAATCTCTTCATCAGAATGACAAGTTTTCAGAGGTAATCTTTTGCATTTGTCTTGATACGTTGACGAAATGATAATAAAAACACATGAATATGTAGTGACTAATTTCTGTTCCAAGCCAAAAAATGGCCAACTACTCAATTTTAATCACTGATAAAATAGGAGTCAATGCCAAGAAAACCTCCAGAGACAAATGATGCAATTGCTCCCAGCAAAGAAAGTTTTATCGATCAGCGAAGTGTAAGTGATGGCATTTCATGTTCCTCTTGTGTAGGTAGAGATATAAGTGTGCTAGTTAATTTTATAGAACAGGTGTGGATGTCTCAAGAAGAGCCAGCAGTCCCAATATGTTTTATAGGACCAAGAGCTCTTACCTATATAAATCATTTCTGATATAATATGACCATTTTCTTTCGAGGTGATgcatataatttttcttttcaaatcatAACCTATAAATTGTATAGTTTAGAGGATaaactattaaaattttaaactgaCCTCGTAGTATAAACGTTGATTCTATAAACGTTGAGAATCAAATAGAATTGTAAAATGGGATATTGACTGGGTAGAGCCTGATTGGGTCATATATTCATTGAACTtgaaaatgaaatataatttttattataaattttatagctatcaaataaaatattaattaaagaaaaagtttCACTAGTTGTTCTAATGAGTTGCCTAACTTGTCTTAGAtgttattgaaaaaattgtttgttAATGTTTCCATCGCTTATATGCTGTTagttgtcaaaaaaaaaaaatatgctgtTAGTTGTCGTTATTGAATTTATCTCGTTACTAAAATTGCAGTGTTCTGGCCTGACAGTGCAATCAATACCTGAAGGTTAGTAGCTaacatctctctctcacacagTGATAAATTGTGTTAGTGCCTTGCAGTTCACAACTTGCCCTAAGTAAAGGTAGAACCTTTCCCCTTTTTCTCTCTCCGCCAATGTGCTTTTGAAGTTTATTGCCAAGAATGAGgaactttctttcttttggtaATCTCTTTTTTAGAAATAATTCTCCTTTCTACTACTGGTACTGTGAGGTGCTCTTGAGTCAAGACACGCCTTTCTATTCCTAAGATGTCATGTTTTGGCAGGACAAGATGTTAAATTGTTTAATACATAGATTTGTGATACCCTACCTGGGTTTTTGAAGTTTTGGTATGAGGAGATATATGATGTTTTATTTTGGCACACACACCACATTCTCCAATTACTGTAGTATCATTTTCAAACTTTGATCACTACTTAATTGATTCCTTAATTATGATTTACCCAGAGACAAGTTCACGTGGAAATATATCTCCGAATGCTATGAAAAGTAAATCTGAGAAAGCTTTGGTGCCTCCTAAAGTTGAGGGTGTTCAAGCTGTACCATCACCTATAAGTCGGGTACAGAGCAATTAGTTTTGATTTGAGCCTCGATCGTATGAATAATTCCAGTTCTAACTATAAGCATTGAGCATTGTTTTATCAAAAAATGCTACTCTTACTGCATGGTTGTACCATCTCTCCAACACAAATGAGACTTGTATGTGTTGGAAGGCCCTACCTTTATTAGAAAGATGGTACAAATGAAATGATGGTGCAAATATGTGGTAAACGTAGCATTACTCTCTGTTTTATTCATATGTGGACGGCTCCACACACAAATGGTAGTTTGCAACAAATCTTGGTTATAATgatcctttcttgttttataggTTACTCTCCAAAGTTCAAAACCAAAATTCGATGATAAAAAAGTATGTTCCCATGCATTACTATAGCAATTCGGTTAGTTATTTTTTGAGTTGTTACTGTATGTACTATTTTTTGTGCAGGCATTTACAGGTTCTATAGTCGAACGTGTCCATAATTTACAGACAGATTCAAGGAACCAAACTTCTGCTACATCACAGGTAGTTTGGGCTACTACatgataaaaatgtttttagtgGCCTCTTCATTGTCTAAAATGTTGTTTTGACTGTTGCAGTCTTCTGATTCTCAACCTTCAAAGCCAGTTTCAAGATTCAGGATGCAGAGGAAATAGTTACATTGTTGGCATATGGATTATGGAAGTGTTAACACACGAGCCATTTTAAAATCAGAATGCAAATtagagaaaggaaaagaatcATCAGCCTGATTTTATGTGGAGTAGAAAAACTATATGGAGTAGCAAAAGTTTTGCGTGACTTGAACTTTCGGATAACCGTATTTGATGAACATGTCGCATCCAGTtgtttaatgaaaaacaatcGCTACCAAAGTTGGTTGATTTTTGTTCTGTGTTCAACGGTTCATTTTTTTCCTTGCTTCTCATGCTACCTCGTTGGTAAACAGCTTTCCTGAAAGGTCACGAAATTTGAAACTAAGCCACATAAGAAAATGCAAATATCTTGACATGAGACTTGGTGTGAAGGTGAGTTGGAGAGATCACAATATGGTGTGAGGatgagttagagagagagaataaacttcattttgaaattgaatgaCTCTTGACAAAGAAACTTGGGGGATACATAATACTAGCCTTCATGGGCAAAAGATATTTTTTGCTGAC from Pyrus communis chromosome 7, drPyrComm1.1, whole genome shotgun sequence encodes the following:
- the LOC137739608 gene encoding uncharacterized protein isoform X3, translated to MEVSTKGKGTVTSLSSLFPVEDAQKAAKRVEDTIAEKQQQLDHLRGFTADNTSLVNLVMKLPDHLHHDIMVPFGKAAFFPGRLVHTNEFLVLLGEGYYAERTSKQTVDILMRRGKELDSQVDSLNAILADLKFEASFIDSTASEAAEGLVEIKEDYVEESSSEEESELGPLKQDSPSSTGADNTKVSDEDEEYARILARMDELEKEELEAESEIVSEEEQSDNDSDENKKIKVDLHQFPDHKSLHQNDKFSECSGLTVQSIPEETSSRGNISPNAMKSKSEKALVPPKVEGVQAVPSPISRVTLQSSKPKFDDKKAFTGSIVERVHNLQTDSRNQTSATSQSSDSQPSKPVSRFRMQRK
- the LOC137739608 gene encoding uncharacterized protein isoform X2, producing MEVSTKGKGTVTSLSSLFPVEDAQKAAKRVEDTIAEKQQQLDHLRGFTADNTSLVNLVMKLPDHLHHDIMVPFGKAAFFPGRLVHTNEFLVLLGEGYYAERTSKQTVDILMRRGKELDSQVDSLNAILADLKFEASFIDSTASEAAEGLVEIKEDYVEESSSEEESELGPLKQDSPSSTGADNTKVSDEDEEYARILARMDELEKEELEAESEIVSEEEQSDNDSDENKKIKVDLHQFPDHKSLHQNDKFSEESMPRKPPETNDAIAPSKESFIDQRSCSGLTVQSIPEETSSRGNISPNAMKSKSEKALVPPKVEGVQAVPSPISRAFTGSIVERVHNLQTDSRNQTSATSQSSDSQPSKPVSRFRMQRK
- the LOC137739608 gene encoding uncharacterized protein isoform X1; its protein translation is MEVSTKGKGTVTSLSSLFPVEDAQKAAKRVEDTIAEKQQQLDHLRGFTADNTSLVNLVMKLPDHLHHDIMVPFGKAAFFPGRLVHTNEFLVLLGEGYYAERTSKQTVDILMRRGKELDSQVDSLNAILADLKFEASFIDSTASEAAEGLVEIKEDYVEESSSEEESELGPLKQDSPSSTGADNTKVSDEDEEYARILARMDELEKEELEAESEIVSEEEQSDNDSDENKKIKVDLHQFPDHKSLHQNDKFSEESMPRKPPETNDAIAPSKESFIDQRSCSGLTVQSIPEETSSRGNISPNAMKSKSEKALVPPKVEGVQAVPSPISRVTLQSSKPKFDDKKAFTGSIVERVHNLQTDSRNQTSATSQSSDSQPSKPVSRFRMQRK